The following proteins are encoded in a genomic region of Nycticebus coucang isolate mNycCou1 chromosome 17, mNycCou1.pri, whole genome shotgun sequence:
- the LOC128568990 gene encoding zinc finger protein 474 produces the protein MIRRPPTIVCYICGREYGTKSISIHEPQCLKKWHNENNLLPKELRKPEPKKQEVRAITAKGFYDLDALNEAAWTSAQSHLVPCDICGRTFLPDRLIVHQRSCKPKAAK, from the exons ATGATAAGGCGTCCACCAACCATTGTTTGCTACATTTGTGGTCGTGAATACGGAACAAAATCAATCAGCAtccatgagccacagtgcctcaAAAAATGGCATAATGAGAATAACTTGTTGCCTAAGGAGTTAAGGAAACCAGAACCTAAGAAACAGGAAGTCAGGGCCATAACTG CCAAAGGTTTCTATGATCTCGATGCCTTAAATGAAGCTGCTTGGACAAGTGCCCAGAGCCACTTGGTCCCCTGTGACATTTGTGGGCGAACCTTCCTGCCAGACAGACTGATTGTTCATCAACGATCTTGTAAACCCAAAGCTGCCAAATAA